The Bacteroidota bacterium genome includes the window TTATGATGCGCGGCAACGAAATGGCTTTTTCCCACAAAAAATTGTCTTGTTTACAACCGGCGAAATGATAGTAGCCAGCTCCAACAGTTTTACCTATTTATATAAAAGAGAAGAATTACTCAGCGAAAAATACATTAAAGACGAAGCACATCGCCTCTGCATTTCAACTGCCAAGCTTCCCAGTGTTCAATTAATAACTGCAGGCGAGTTTGGTTTAGAATTAAACAGTTTCGATATTGGTGCAACAAAAGTTGATTTAGATAAAAACTACAACAACAATTTAGCAAGTTTCGATACTGAGTTTATTAGCGCTCTCAACGATACTTCCAAACGCGGCTTGCATTTTTTGTATGGAAAACCGGGGACCGGAAAAACCAATTATTTGCGGCACATTATTTCATCTATAAAGAAGGATGTTATTTTCATTCCATCCGGTATGGCCGAATCGCTTTCGGATCCTGGATTTATTAACATGTTGGTGACACAAGCACGTGGTCAGGTATTGATTATTGAAGATGCTGAAAAAGCTATAGTTGCCCGCGAATCAAGTCAAAATACAGCTGTTTCAACTTTGCTGAATATTTCAGATGGTTTACTAAGCGATATTTTAAACATGCAAATCATCTGCACTTTCAATACCGATATTAAAAATGTAGATGCAGCTTTACTTCGGCCAGGTCGCTTACTTACCAAGTATGAATTTAATGAA containing:
- a CDS encoding AAA family ATPase; this encodes MENVTLHTAVPQQSVDSSIINSLDNRGELAIKKLFTCYFNELPSQCQVTNMKGIQLANELCDFYKEFIIRVIHDSDYDARQRNGFFPQKIVLFTTGEMIVASSNSFTYLYKREELLSEKYIKDEAHRLCISTAKLPSVQLITAGEFGLELNSFDIGATKVDLDKNYNNNLASFDTEFISALNDTSKRGLHFLYGKPGTGKTNYLRHIISSIKKDVIFIPSGMAESLSDPGFINMLVTQARGQVLIIEDAEKAIVARESSQNTAVSTLLNISDGLLSDILNMQIICTFNTDIKNVDAALLRPGRLLTKYEFNELDVVKANTLSKNLGFNRVYNHPVSLSEIYSNRETQIISLQTKKAVGF